One Streptococcus sp. DTU_2020_1001019_1_SI_AUS_MUR_006 DNA window includes the following coding sequences:
- a CDS encoding pseudouridine synthase, whose amino-acid sequence MRLDKLLAQEKISRKAMKQALLKKEIFVDGHAARSLAQNVDTGLQELIFKDKKIQGYEHTYLMLHKPNGVVTASKDKKLPTVMDLLPQHLQSDQLYAIGRLDRDTTGLLLLTDNGPLGFQLLHPQYHVDKTYQVEVNGPLTPDHIQEFKDGIVFLDGTICKPAQLEILSSSPSLSRATITISEGKFHQVKKMFLSAGVKVTALKRVQFGDFILDPELAEGDFRLLNSQELAIIRDFLRKSG is encoded by the coding sequence ATGCGTTTAGATAAATTATTAGCCCAGGAAAAAATCAGCCGTAAGGCCATGAAACAAGCTCTTTTGAAAAAAGAAATCTTTGTAGATGGACACGCTGCTCGTTCCCTTGCACAGAATGTTGATACTGGATTACAAGAGCTGATTTTCAAAGATAAAAAAATCCAAGGATATGAACACACCTACCTCATGCTCCACAAACCTAACGGAGTCGTGACGGCAAGCAAGGATAAAAAACTCCCAACTGTCATGGACCTTCTTCCTCAGCATCTCCAGTCTGACCAACTCTACGCCATCGGCCGTCTGGATCGGGATACGACGGGTCTCCTCCTCTTAACGGATAATGGTCCCCTAGGTTTTCAACTCCTCCATCCTCAGTATCATGTGGATAAAACTTACCAAGTAGAGGTCAATGGGCCACTGACTCCCGACCATATCCAAGAGTTTAAAGATGGGATTGTTTTTCTTGATGGAACTATTTGTAAACCTGCTCAGCTTGAGATTCTATCTTCAAGCCCTAGTCTCAGCCGAGCCACCATCACCATCTCTGAAGGGAAATTTCATCAGGTCAAGAAAATGTTCCTCTCAGCCGGTGTCAAGGTCACTGCTCTCAAACGAGTTCAATTTGGAGATTTTATATTGGACCCTGAACTAGCAGAAGGTGACTTCCGACTTCTAAACTCACAAGAATTGGCAATCATTCGTGACTTTCTTAGAAAAAGTGGTTAA
- a CDS encoding rhodanese-like domain-containing protein, with protein MVTWVLWGLIVAMLAWMGYNYLRIRRAAKIVDNAEFESLIRTGQLIDLRDPADFHRKHILGARNIPSNQLKTSLAALRKDKPVLLYENQRAQRVTNAALFLKKQGFSEIYILSYGLDSWTGKVKVEK; from the coding sequence TAGCGATGTTGGCTTGGATGGGATACAACTACCTTCGCATTCGTCGTGCAGCGAAAATTGTAGACAATGCAGAGTTTGAGTCTTTGATTCGTACAGGTCAGTTGATTGACTTGCGTGATCCAGCTGACTTCCACAGAAAACATATCCTCGGAGCTCGTAATATTCCTTCAAATCAATTGAAGACAAGTCTTGCAGCTCTTCGCAAGGATAAACCTGTCCTTCTCTATGAAAACCAACGTGCGCAACGTGTCACAAACGCAGCACTTTTCTTGAAAAAACAAGGTTTCTCAGAAATCTATATCCTCTCTTACGGATTGGATTCTTGGACAGGGAAAGTAAAAGTTGAAAAATAA